The following proteins are encoded in a genomic region of Sphingopyxis sp. YF1:
- a CDS encoding pyrimidine 5'-nucleotidase, with amino-acid sequence MFRRLTDIDTWIFDLDNTLYPPSAQLFDLIDERMGAFIMRLLDVDAAEARRVQKRYFHDHGTTMAGLMRHHGVAPEDFLVDVHAIALDRIGPDARLRSGLERLPGRRLVFTNADADYAARVLEARGIADLFDGVCDIRLTGYTPKPDPAAYRMMVDHLGVDPARSLFVEDMARNLTPAKALGMTTVWLDNGSESGHRDHLPEHVDFHVSDIADWLDNLPQPWGIS; translated from the coding sequence TGGATCTTCGATCTCGACAACACGCTGTATCCGCCGTCGGCGCAATTGTTCGACCTGATCGACGAGCGCATGGGCGCCTTCATCATGCGGCTGCTGGACGTCGACGCCGCCGAGGCGCGGCGCGTGCAGAAGCGCTATTTCCACGACCATGGCACGACGATGGCGGGGCTGATGCGGCACCACGGCGTCGCGCCCGAAGATTTCCTGGTCGACGTCCATGCCATCGCGCTCGACCGCATCGGCCCCGATGCGCGGCTGCGCAGCGGTCTCGAACGACTGCCCGGCCGCCGGCTGGTCTTCACCAACGCCGACGCCGATTATGCGGCGCGGGTGCTCGAAGCGCGCGGGATCGCCGACCTGTTCGACGGCGTCTGCGACATCCGCCTCACCGGCTACACCCCCAAGCCCGACCCGGCTGCCTATCGCATGATGGTCGATCATCTGGGCGTCGATCCGGCGCGTAGCCTGTTCGTCGAGGATATGGCGCGTAACCTGACACCCGCGAAGGCGCTGGGGATGACGACCGTGTGGCTGGACAATGGCAGCGAAAGCGGCCATCGCGACCACCTGCCGGAGCATGTCGACTTTCACGTCAGCGACATCGCCGACTGGCTCGACAATCTGCCGCAACCTTGGGGAATTTCATGA